One Fontisphaera persica DNA window includes the following coding sequences:
- a CDS encoding AAA family ATPase, whose product MHTILEADTDQRVTVEAIERLTAQRKALVNELGKVIVGQREVIDNVLLTIFCGGHSLVMGVPGLAKTLLVRSLGRVLDMTFSRIQFTPDLMPADITGTDIIQDDPETGRRKVEFLKGPIFANLILADEINRTPPKTQAAMLQVMQEREVTVGNTTYPLPQPFHVFATQNPIEMEGTYVLPEAQADRFMFNIITRYPSQEEEEQVVMNTTGTAMPELKPVLSAAEVVEIQKLVRAVPVSTEVVRYAVRLVSRTRPDDPAAPRYIKEFVRWGASPRASQYLILGAKARAAVSGKLCADYEGVRSVARQVLSHRILTNFNARAQKVTVPELIEKLLGDVKP is encoded by the coding sequence ATGCATACCATTCTTGAAGCCGACACTGACCAACGGGTGACCGTTGAAGCCATTGAACGTTTAACGGCACAGCGCAAAGCCCTCGTGAACGAGTTGGGCAAGGTCATCGTTGGCCAGCGAGAGGTCATTGACAATGTGTTGCTCACCATTTTCTGCGGCGGCCATTCGCTGGTGATGGGGGTGCCCGGCCTGGCCAAAACTCTGCTCGTGCGCTCTCTGGGACGAGTGCTGGATATGACCTTCAGTCGCATTCAGTTCACCCCTGACCTCATGCCCGCCGATATTACCGGCACCGATATCATTCAGGACGATCCCGAAACAGGCCGGCGCAAAGTCGAATTTCTGAAAGGCCCCATTTTTGCCAATCTGATCCTCGCTGACGAAATTAATCGCACGCCTCCCAAAACTCAGGCCGCCATGCTTCAGGTAATGCAGGAGCGCGAAGTCACCGTGGGCAACACCACCTATCCCCTGCCCCAGCCGTTTCATGTATTTGCCACCCAAAATCCGATTGAAATGGAAGGCACTTATGTGCTGCCAGAAGCGCAGGCGGATCGTTTCATGTTCAACATCATCACTCGCTACCCCTCCCAGGAAGAAGAAGAGCAGGTGGTGATGAATACCACTGGTACTGCCATGCCCGAGCTCAAGCCCGTGCTCAGCGCCGCTGAAGTGGTTGAGATCCAGAAACTGGTCCGCGCCGTCCCGGTATCCACAGAGGTGGTGCGCTATGCCGTGCGATTGGTCTCACGCACGCGGCCAGACGATCCCGCTGCTCCCCGATACATCAAGGAATTTGTGCGCTGGGGGGCCAGCCCGCGCGCCTCGCAATATCTTATTCTGGGCGCCAAGGCTCGCGCCGCCGTTTCCGGTAAACTATGCGCGGACTATGAAGGTGTCCGCTCCGTGGCCCGCCAGGTGCTCAGCCACCGCATATTGACCAACTTCAATGCCCGCGCCCAAAAAGTCACCGTGCCGGAATTGATCGAAAAATTGTTGGGGGATGTAAAACCTTGA
- a CDS encoding DUF58 domain-containing protein, whose translation MPSTFALNANALAAIDDLSLLARTVVEGFLEGLHRSPFLGYSTEFSAYRPYTTGDDPGYIDWKLWGRCDKYYVKQFEDDTNLTCQIFLDISASMDFGAGDTNKFLYGRILAAVLAFLMTHQHDAPGLALFSAQASQAVPPKAARYHAEEIFHALARLQAGGPTIIGTDLLGLVQSLRRRGVAVVISDFFAAGQTAFELLRQLHAQQQETIVMHLLCPEELDFPYRGALLLQDSETAEEKPVHAEAFRQKYLERLQRYCDDLRSECVKLEADYHLFRTDQPLDFALLAYLEKRNSL comes from the coding sequence ATGCCCTCCACCTTTGCCTTGAATGCCAACGCGCTCGCTGCCATTGACGATTTGTCACTGTTGGCGCGCACCGTGGTGGAAGGTTTTCTGGAAGGCCTGCATCGCAGCCCCTTTCTGGGCTACAGCACCGAATTTTCGGCGTACCGGCCTTATACCACCGGGGATGACCCCGGTTACATTGACTGGAAGCTCTGGGGGCGTTGCGACAAATATTACGTCAAACAATTCGAGGATGACACCAACCTGACCTGTCAGATATTTCTCGATATCAGTGCCTCCATGGATTTTGGCGCGGGCGACACCAACAAGTTCCTCTACGGCCGCATCCTCGCCGCCGTATTGGCATTCCTGATGACTCACCAACACGATGCCCCCGGTCTGGCATTGTTTTCCGCTCAGGCCAGCCAGGCCGTACCCCCCAAGGCTGCCCGGTATCATGCCGAGGAAATCTTCCACGCGCTGGCTCGTTTGCAGGCAGGCGGACCGACAATCATTGGGACAGACCTTTTGGGGCTGGTTCAGAGTCTCCGCCGCCGCGGTGTGGCGGTGGTCATATCAGATTTCTTTGCTGCCGGACAGACCGCCTTCGAGTTGCTGCGGCAGCTCCATGCCCAGCAACAAGAAACCATTGTGATGCACCTGCTCTGCCCGGAAGAGCTTGATTTTCCCTATCGCGGCGCCCTGTTACTGCAAGACAGCGAAACCGCCGAGGAAAAACCGGTTCATGCCGAAGCGTTTCGCCAAAAGTATCTTGAACGCCTGCAACGCTATTGTGACGACCTCCGCTCCGAGTGTGTGAAATTGGAAGCCGATTACCATCTTTTCCGCACCGACCAGCCACTGGACTTTGCCCTGCTGGCATACTTGGAAAAACGCAATTCCCTATAA
- a CDS encoding vWA domain-containing protein, which yields MFWPAFLNAALLGGLVAVGIPILIHLMLKTRQRRMKFSTLRFFDFLDEEAVRSRKLRHWLLLLLRLLVIILLVLAFARPYLGNHIATPGNQRPQLAIFLLDRSLSLAAREPEGVRWERARTAARQVLYRLPREARVGIVACGGQAEWLIQPGPATEALKALDAAQPLMTGGDLGDGLQLAARFFAQEGTGFSNTLYIVSDFQRASARRLPDVPLPTHVHVEWIAVGDAQTPNLAITELNLATVSGHTSTVMVANLDAEDSGPLTTKLTVDGKMVAARIFTLPALSSSNLDLALPRLPPGWHNVTVRLETEDALPVDNTRYQAVYVPPPLPVLLVETRSGVKIYQEETFFLRTALDPNFGQTNRGLTGFEVETTPPEELNRRLTTGSREGPYALVVVPALKRWPPGTAPALTGFVEKGGGLLLFAGEGLSVNHYTTELGPLLPGRWGIAETATDLDWRIWEWDKHSPLFAPFRQPNSGSPSVARFHKRLALQTREGDQVLARFQDGHPAMLLRTAGQGRVLFVNATADTQWHDWPRHKTFVPWLHSTARFLAGRNVELEGTRFPSHHTGTEIDWTLDKTWQDKSLKWLLPDGSALNVKVDSQGTAHALQMPLPGIYTLSDEQGREIRRFAANVPAEESDLSAYTPQEMQTRLTRAETSATVSGAAMILGGNTGQRELWRMLLLAGLLLMLVETIMGNRTVP from the coding sequence ATGTTCTGGCCCGCTTTCCTCAATGCAGCCCTGCTGGGGGGCCTGGTGGCGGTGGGCATCCCCATTCTGATCCATTTAATGCTTAAAACCCGCCAGCGGCGGATGAAATTTAGCACCCTGCGTTTTTTTGATTTTTTGGATGAAGAGGCGGTGCGCAGCCGCAAACTGCGCCACTGGCTGCTGCTCCTGCTGCGGCTGCTGGTGATCATCCTGCTCGTGCTTGCTTTTGCGCGACCGTATCTTGGCAACCACATCGCCACCCCTGGAAACCAGCGGCCGCAACTGGCCATTTTCCTGCTCGACCGCTCTTTGAGTCTCGCCGCGCGCGAACCCGAGGGCGTGCGGTGGGAGCGTGCTCGCACTGCCGCCCGCCAGGTTCTCTACCGGCTTCCTCGGGAAGCCCGCGTGGGCATCGTAGCCTGTGGCGGTCAAGCCGAGTGGCTAATCCAGCCCGGCCCCGCCACTGAAGCCCTCAAAGCCCTTGATGCCGCGCAGCCGTTAATGACTGGCGGGGATTTGGGTGATGGCCTGCAACTCGCTGCCCGCTTCTTTGCCCAGGAAGGCACGGGTTTCAGCAACACCCTGTACATTGTAAGCGATTTTCAACGCGCCTCCGCCCGCCGCCTCCCTGATGTACCCCTACCTACCCATGTGCATGTTGAGTGGATCGCCGTGGGTGATGCCCAAACTCCCAACCTCGCCATTACCGAACTTAATCTTGCCACGGTGAGCGGGCACACCTCGACTGTGATGGTTGCCAACTTGGATGCGGAAGACTCTGGCCCGTTGACCACCAAGCTAACGGTGGATGGAAAGATGGTGGCCGCGCGCATCTTCACCTTGCCAGCGCTGTCCAGCAGCAATCTAGACCTGGCCCTGCCACGCCTGCCTCCCGGCTGGCATAATGTGACCGTGCGACTGGAAACAGAGGATGCTCTGCCTGTGGATAACACGCGTTACCAGGCCGTTTATGTGCCGCCGCCCCTGCCGGTGTTGCTTGTCGAAACGCGTTCGGGTGTAAAAATCTATCAGGAAGAGACCTTCTTCCTTCGCACGGCCTTGGACCCCAATTTTGGTCAAACCAACCGTGGCCTGACCGGATTTGAGGTGGAAACCACCCCGCCAGAAGAGCTTAATCGCCGCCTTACCACAGGCAGCCGCGAAGGCCCTTATGCGCTTGTGGTGGTTCCCGCGCTCAAACGCTGGCCGCCTGGGACAGCCCCAGCCCTGACAGGATTCGTTGAAAAAGGAGGGGGGCTGCTGCTCTTCGCCGGAGAAGGCCTCAGCGTGAATCATTACACCACAGAATTGGGGCCATTACTTCCCGGGCGCTGGGGGATTGCTGAAACCGCCACAGATTTGGATTGGCGGATTTGGGAATGGGACAAACACTCGCCTCTGTTTGCGCCGTTCCGTCAACCCAACAGCGGCAGTCCCTCGGTGGCCCGATTTCACAAACGCCTGGCGTTACAAACGCGAGAAGGCGATCAAGTGCTGGCGCGTTTTCAAGACGGTCACCCCGCCATGCTTTTACGCACTGCTGGCCAAGGGCGGGTGCTCTTCGTCAACGCCACTGCCGACACACAATGGCATGACTGGCCGCGGCACAAAACCTTCGTTCCCTGGCTGCACAGCACCGCCCGTTTTCTGGCCGGCCGCAACGTGGAACTCGAAGGCACCCGCTTTCCCAGCCATCACACAGGCACAGAGATAGATTGGACTTTAGATAAGACTTGGCAGGACAAGTCCTTGAAGTGGCTGCTGCCCGATGGAAGCGCCTTAAACGTCAAGGTGGACAGCCAGGGCACGGCGCACGCATTGCAAATGCCCCTGCCTGGCATTTACACGCTTTCTGACGAGCAAGGGCGCGAAATACGCCGGTTTGCAGCCAATGTTCCCGCTGAAGAGTCCGATTTAAGCGCCTATACCCCTCAAGAGATGCAAACCCGGCTGACGCGTGCGGAAACTTCGGCGACAGTCTCTGGCGCCGCCATGATTCTCGGCGGCAATACCGGCCAGCGGGAGTTATGGCGAATGCTTTTGCTCGCCGGGTTGCTTTTGATGCTGGTCGAAACGATAATGGGTAATCGCACCGTACCATGA
- a CDS encoding DUF4175 family protein yields MNPVEQITAERLAAAARQKDRHRRLAWLSLQMALLLLLLIASAIADYHLALPPGVRLLALVGLGALTATGLIRALRLFQHPASYKEAALDAEAQFPALGCTVSTAAEYVSGQRRPTQAYEPELVAALEAEAARTLRRVRVPYQRQLHWPLALLALALVALGGFFLLSTRPDTALKRLTTPWTPLTYTHISVQPGDMELPLGRDLEILCEFTGRQPNRALIFWRELGKESWTQKNLTTNEAGRLSYTIRNVRTPFLYHIRAGDARSPDYHVLPYIPPEVQDLQINVALPSYTGVRPFQQTNAHLRVLRAATANFRIKPNVPLQAARLVFDRQPPVPLTPDGEEWWATVITITTNASYWIELTDRRQHLGSNSVPHHIQALPDEPPLVEITAPGKDLSLAADATLPISISATDDYGVREIRLKYHKLGQPERTQVLQAKPTSKGEIRANTSLSLAELELREYEVAAYYAEAEDNNTLDGPGIGKSKVFFIEVTRPSQQSAPNPSNPALAGQPQPQPPKLNLLTVQKQVIADTRALPSPSRPEATQELAQRQQAAADFAEAYRDALQAVGAPADTQKQMEAAVSEMRQAAEALGKQQPEQALPHEERALAHMYQALKHMPELQDLPLQPQQASGQQSQTVRLALEAIRQRQEQQAQAAGQELAQLAQAVNQLSQAQAALTDAMQNLLENQATQNRSAENASNQTGQQGQQGQQGQQGQQGQQGQQGQQGQQGQQGQQGQQGQQGQQGQQGQQGQQGQQGQQGQQGQQGQQGQQGQQGQQGQQGQQGQQGQQGQQGQQGQQGQQGQQGQQGQQGQQGQQGQQGQQGQQGQQGQQGQQGQQGQQGQQGQQGQQGQQGQQGQQGQQGQQGQQGQQGQQGQQGQQGQQGQQGQQGQQGQQGQQGQQGQQGQQGQQGQQGQQGQQGQQGQQGQQGQQGQQGQQGQQGQQGQQGQQGQQGQQGQQGQQGQQGQQGQQGQQGQQGQQGQQGQQGQQGQQGQQGQQGQQGQQGQQGQQGQQGQQGQQGQQGQQGQQGQQGQQGQQGQQGQQGQQGQQGQQGQQGQQGQQGQQGQQGQQGQQGQQGQQGQQAGSGGQGGQPGQQGTTAQAGRQGQVSNNPPRLEELAQQQAQLGQQGDALAQKLAQLAGKDGRLGHNIATLMNQAVNQMKNAAQSLKGGQPGQGFTQAREGGYGLNTVASKLEKLAGGEVQLTDTAAEEYPREYESVIKEYLKRLSHQE; encoded by the coding sequence ATGAATCCAGTCGAACAAATCACCGCCGAACGTCTTGCGGCTGCAGCCCGGCAGAAAGACCGCCACCGGCGCCTTGCCTGGTTGTCCTTGCAAATGGCGTTACTGCTTTTGTTGTTAATCGCCTCAGCAATCGCCGACTATCACCTGGCTTTGCCACCGGGCGTGCGACTGTTGGCGTTAGTAGGTTTGGGAGCCTTGACGGCGACAGGTTTGATTCGCGCATTACGGTTGTTTCAACATCCAGCCTCATATAAAGAAGCCGCGCTGGATGCCGAAGCACAATTCCCCGCTCTGGGCTGCACTGTTTCCACAGCCGCCGAGTACGTTTCCGGCCAGCGCCGCCCTACGCAGGCGTACGAACCCGAATTGGTGGCTGCGCTGGAGGCCGAAGCAGCCCGTACGCTGCGACGAGTGCGCGTCCCCTACCAGCGACAGTTACACTGGCCGCTGGCGCTGCTGGCGCTGGCCCTGGTGGCCCTGGGCGGCTTCTTCCTGCTTTCCACCCGGCCTGATACCGCCCTCAAACGGTTAACCACTCCGTGGACTCCCTTGACCTATACCCACATCAGCGTGCAACCCGGTGATATGGAATTACCTCTGGGACGCGACCTTGAAATCCTTTGTGAATTTACCGGGCGTCAGCCCAATCGCGCTTTAATTTTCTGGCGTGAATTGGGCAAAGAAAGCTGGACACAAAAAAACCTGACGACGAATGAAGCCGGTCGCCTTTCCTATACCATCCGCAATGTGCGTACCCCATTTCTATATCACATAAGGGCGGGCGATGCGCGTTCCCCCGATTATCATGTATTGCCTTACATTCCTCCCGAAGTACAGGACCTGCAAATCAACGTGGCCCTGCCGTCTTATACCGGGGTGCGTCCCTTCCAACAAACCAATGCTCACCTCCGTGTGCTCCGGGCTGCAACGGCCAACTTCCGTATCAAACCCAATGTGCCACTTCAGGCGGCACGATTGGTTTTTGACCGTCAACCACCTGTGCCGCTGACACCCGACGGAGAAGAATGGTGGGCGACAGTCATTACGATTACCACCAATGCCAGCTATTGGATTGAATTGACAGACCGGCGCCAACATCTTGGCTCCAACAGCGTCCCGCATCACATTCAGGCCCTGCCTGATGAACCGCCGTTGGTTGAAATCACTGCACCAGGCAAAGACCTCAGCCTGGCCGCCGACGCTACTCTGCCCATCTCCATTTCCGCCACCGATGATTATGGGGTGCGGGAAATCCGTCTCAAGTACCACAAGCTTGGCCAGCCAGAACGTACGCAGGTGCTCCAGGCAAAGCCCACAAGCAAGGGCGAAATCCGTGCCAATACCTCGCTCTCACTGGCTGAATTGGAACTGCGCGAATATGAAGTGGCCGCTTATTATGCCGAGGCCGAAGATAATAACACGTTGGACGGACCGGGTATCGGTAAATCCAAGGTTTTTTTCATAGAGGTCACACGTCCTTCCCAGCAGTCAGCTCCCAATCCAAGCAATCCTGCGTTGGCAGGACAACCACAGCCCCAACCTCCCAAACTGAATCTATTAACCGTACAAAAACAGGTCATCGCGGATACTCGTGCCCTGCCTTCACCATCACGTCCTGAAGCCACCCAGGAGCTGGCCCAACGCCAACAGGCCGCAGCCGACTTCGCAGAAGCTTACCGCGACGCCTTGCAGGCAGTGGGTGCCCCCGCTGATACCCAAAAACAAATGGAAGCCGCGGTGAGTGAAATGCGGCAGGCTGCCGAAGCTTTAGGCAAACAGCAACCCGAGCAGGCTTTGCCTCATGAGGAACGCGCCTTGGCCCATATGTACCAAGCCTTGAAACACATGCCCGAACTTCAAGATTTGCCCCTGCAACCCCAGCAGGCGAGTGGCCAGCAGAGTCAAACGGTGCGTCTGGCGTTGGAAGCCATTCGCCAACGTCAGGAACAGCAAGCACAAGCTGCCGGACAAGAACTTGCCCAGCTAGCACAGGCAGTAAATCAATTAAGCCAGGCTCAGGCTGCTTTGACGGATGCCATGCAAAACCTGCTGGAAAATCAAGCCACACAAAATCGGTCGGCCGAAAATGCAAGTAATCAAACTGGGCAACAAGGGCAACAAGGGCAACAAGGGCAACAAGGGCAACAAGGGCAACAAGGGCAACAAGGGCAACAAGGGCAACAAGGGCAACAAGGGCAACAAGGGCAACAAGGGCAACAAGGGCAACAAGGGCAACAAGGGCAACAAGGGCAACAAGGGCAACAAGGGCAACAAGGGCAACAAGGGCAACAAGGGCAACAAGGGCAACAAGGGCAACAAGGGCAACAAGGGCAACAAGGGCAACAAGGGCAACAAGGGCAACAAGGGCAACAAGGGCAACAAGGGCAACAAGGTCAGCAAGGGCAACAAGGGCAACAAGGTCAACAAGGGCAACAAGGGCAGCAAGGGCAACAAGGTCAGCAAGGGCAACAAGGTCAGCAAGGGCAACAAGGTCAGCAAGGGCAACAAGGTCAGCAAGGGCAACAAGGGCAGCAAGGGCAACAAGGTCAGCAAGGGCAACAAGGTCAGCAAGGGCAACAAGGGCAACAAGGGCAACAAGGGCAACAAGGGCAACAAGGGCAACAAGGGCAACAAGGGCAACAAGGGCAACAAGGGCAACAAGGTCAGCAAGGGCAACAAGGTCAGCAAGGGCAACAAGGGCAACAAGGGCAACAAGGGCAGCAAGGGCAACAAGGGCAGCAAGGGCAACAAGGTCAGCAAGGGCAACAAGGTCAGCAAGGGCAACAAGGTCAGCAAGGGCAACAAGGTCAGCAAGGGCAACAAGGTCAGCAAGGGCAACAAGGTCAGCAAGGGCAACAAGGTCAGCAAGGGCAACAAGGTCAGCAAGGGCAACAAGGTCAGCAAGGGCAACAAGGTCAGCAAGGGCAACAAGGTCAGCAAGGGCAACAAGGTCAGCAAGGGCAACAAGGTCAGCAAGGGCAACAAGGTCAGCAAGGGCAACAAGGTCAGCAAGGGCAACAAGGTCAGCAAGGGCAACAAGGTCAGCAAGGGCAACAAGGTCAGCAAGGGCAACAAGGTCAGCAAGGGCAACAAGGTCAGCAAGGGCAACAAGGTCAGCAAGGGCAACAAGGTCAGCAAGGGCAACAAGGTCAGCAAGGGCAACAAGGTCAGCAAGGGCAACAAGGTCAGCAAGGGCAACAAGGTCAGCAAGGGCAACAAGGGCAACAAGGGCAGCAAGCAGGCAGCGGTGGACAAGGCGGGCAACCCGGCCAGCAAGGAACAACAGCCCAAGCTGGCCGTCAAGGTCAGGTCTCCAACAACCCTCCGAGACTTGAGGAATTGGCGCAGCAGCAGGCGCAACTTGGCCAGCAGGGCGATGCCTTGGCGCAAAAACTGGCGCAACTGGCCGGGAAAGATGGACGTCTAGGCCATAATATCGCCACGCTGATGAACCAGGCGGTTAACCAAATGAAAAATGCCGCGCAAAGCCTGAAAGGCGGCCAGCCG